The genomic interval CAACTAATAGTGCTTGCCTTTCCTCATTCCTTTGAAGGAAGAATCAAAAACCTTCACCACTCTTGACCTGGCATCTCTGTCTTGGTTGACTGAAGAGCCAGGACCAGCAGAGGTCACAAGCACCTCCCAAAGCCCTCGCTCTCCAGATTCCATTCAGAGCTCCATGGCtcgggaggaagaagaggaagaccaAGGAATACCCAGGAAACGGAAACATAGTGGTCAGTCTCCGGCCCGAGCTGGAAAGCAACGCATTAAGGATAAAGAACAAGAGAATGAAAGGAAAGTGGCACAGCTAGCTGAAGAGAATGAACGGCTCAAGCAGGAAATCGAGCGCCTGACCAGCGAAGTGGAGGCGACTCGCCGAGCTCTAATTGACCGAATGGTCAGTCTGCACCAATCGTGAACACTTGGGACCATCACTTCCTCCTCAAGCCAGTACCATTCTTTCCGAGAAGTGGCTTCTAACCACCTTCTCACCAGTGTCAGTGATGTGACCTTCAATGCCATACCTATAGCAGGGGGAAAGCTCGGGGTAAACAGGAAAGATTCTCAGCATGTATATAgagattatgtatttatttattattgtccaTGTCCATTAAAGTGATTCTCTATGACCCAAGTTCTcactttcactttttcttcttgCCTTTAGGGGTTTCAAGGGGTTTCCCCTCAGCTAGAGCCAACTGCTTCTTCAGATCCAAGAGTTTAGCCACCTCTGCAGCAACCTGGTTCTTGTCTGCTTTTTGTGCTTTCAGTTCTCGAACCATGTTGCCctaagggaaggggggggggaacaacAGTGAGACAGGAAGGACCTACACAGCGTCCAAATGTTCCAGTCTCCACGCAGGGGTCAGGCTTCAGACCTGCTTTGTCACTTCATCCATCAGCCCTTGTATCTGCTGTGGTCCATCTGTTGTCTCAATCTCTATAACTGCTGCCTTAGAGGACACTTTTGCCTGGAGAACAACAACAAAGTTACCACCTGGTACCACAAATACCCCTTGACCTCAAGTATTATTTACCAACTTGGGGAAAGTGATTACCAAGCCAAGGACTCTTCTAGCTAAGACAAGAAAGAAATACTATAAGCGAGGAAGTAGCAGCATCAAAAGTTGGAAAGAGTAATAAATGAGGGCTAATTAGGTACACTAAGATGATGACAGTAGCTGTTGCTGGGCAAGAGCAAAGTCTAGTTTTCTCACCTGGGCCCCACTGAAGCGTTGCCTCAAACTTTCAATTTGGTCATTTTCCAGTTTTTGGAACAAGGGACTGacctataaaaaaagaattccagaaTCATTCACTGATTCATTGATTAGGTTTAAACTCTACCAGACTATACAGAGGGCCTCTCCAACCTCAATCCCTGATATTCAGGAATTCTAAATGTTTTAGAAGAAACGAGTTAACACTGAGCAAATACCTTATGGTTTCAGTAAAGAACCAAGAAAAAGCCCTAGGAATTACTATGAAAATCCCAAGTATTAATAGTATCCAAAACTAAACTATTTAATGATGCTAGGCTGATGCAGAAGTTTAGAGGTGACCTTTATCATCTTGTGTCAAAGGGGAAATGGCTACCCTGTATTCTCACAACTCACTATTAG from Saccopteryx leptura isolate mSacLep1 chromosome 2, mSacLep1_pri_phased_curated, whole genome shotgun sequence carries:
- the DDIT3 gene encoding DNA damage-inducible transcript 3 protein — its product is MAAESLPFSFGTLSSWELEAWYEDLQEVLSSDKNGGAYVSPAGNEEEESKTFTTLDLASLSWLTEEPGPAEVTSTSQSPRSPDSIQSSMAREEEEEDQGIPRKRKHSGQSPARAGKQRIKDKEQENERKVAQLAEENERLKQEIERLTSEVEATRRALIDRMVSLHQS